The following coding sequences lie in one Silene latifolia isolate original U9 population chromosome 5, ASM4854445v1, whole genome shotgun sequence genomic window:
- the LOC141656794 gene encoding jasmonate-induced protein homolog translates to MATMQEQNVAVCEKTVKQPQNGTQATMNNQTHFAMTLARSHNWSGAPVGTFPEKIFPNNSAIFTHLKGNFFGSKAAVVYNGKNASGGDCSWVLAWHAPADNTSPQTPNRVYVVCGAKQVIANLTFDQIQQKLDTALTFDTSTDAATKTRADGNISDTVPDIATLIADFKLIQ, encoded by the exons TGGCTACCATGCAAGAACAAAATGTCGCGGTTTGCGAGAAGACAGTCAAGCAGCCACAAAATGGTACCCAAGCCACCATGAATAACCAGACCCATTTTGCTATGACTTTAGCTAGATCTCATAACTGGTCAGGCGCTCCGGTTGGCACTTTTCCGGAGAAGATTTTTCCCAATAACAGTGCCATATTTACCCACTTGAAGGGAAACTTTTTTGGTTCCAAAGCGGCAGTGGTGTATAATGGGAAAAATGCATCAGGCGGGGACTGTTCGTGGGTTTTGGCATGGCATGCACCTGCAGATAACACATCACCTCAGACTCCTAATAGG GTGTATGTTGTATGTGGCGCAAAACAAGTCATTGCCAATCTGACCTTTGATCAAATTCAGCAAAAGTTGGACACTGCATTAACTTTTGACACTTCCACCGACGCAGCTACGAAGACACGTGCTGACGGCAACATCAGTGACACAGTCCCAGACATTGCTACTCTTATCGCGGACTTTAAACTTATCCAGTAA